The Persephonella sp. IF05-L8 genome contains a region encoding:
- the rnhA gene encoding ribonuclease HI, with protein MKKVQIFTDGSSLGNPGAGGWCAFLRYNQHEKILKGGKAETTNNEMEIKAVLEGLKALKEPCEVDLYSDSQYVIKAISEWIYNWQKNNWKNASRKEIAHKDMWIEIYNLLQKHKVNPIWVKAHAGHRENELCDKIAKEEARKFLK; from the coding sequence ATGAAAAAAGTTCAGATTTTTACTGACGGTTCTTCTCTGGGAAATCCAGGAGCAGGCGGATGGTGTGCATTCTTAAGATATAACCAGCATGAAAAGATATTAAAAGGAGGTAAAGCAGAAACCACCAATAATGAGATGGAAATAAAAGCTGTTTTAGAAGGACTTAAAGCTCTTAAAGAACCCTGTGAAGTAGATTTATATTCAGACTCCCAGTATGTAATCAAAGCCATATCCGAATGGATTTATAACTGGCAAAAAAATAACTGGAAAAATGCTTCCAGAAAAGAAATAGCCCATAAAGATATGTGGATAGAGATTTATAATCTTTTACAAAAGCACAAAGTCAATCCTATCTGGGTTAAAGCACACGCAGGACATAGAGAAAATGAACTCTGCGACAAAATAGCAAAAGAAGAAGCCAGAAAATTTTTAAAATAA
- a CDS encoding energy transducer TonB — MKNFNDTKILLIGLILSLTFHGLVFLGLANIKSPEKPTKKKKIVYINIVKPEKKKNAAPKPKKKVPVGEAKKKIINPVQKSSPKPKPKPKPKPKPKPKPKPKPKPKPKPKPKPKPKPKPKPVEKPKPKPKPKPVEKPKPEPIKEETTQPVQEIAKSTSSNNEENKTPPNANFNLSSLKGKELIYQHGEDINKEKKKTDEDILAYIRALEEYLNDLARRKDLYPPMAKRLRIEGSLVIRFTIKADGSVDENSIEIVESSNYSVLDKGAIRLVKKYVPLFAKKYGKKPPKGDLTIELPVTFEIIGW; from the coding sequence TTGAAAAATTTCAATGACACAAAAATTTTACTAATAGGGCTCATTCTTTCCCTTACTTTTCACGGTTTAGTATTTCTTGGCCTTGCTAATATAAAATCCCCTGAAAAACCAACGAAAAAAAAGAAAATCGTTTATATAAACATTGTAAAACCTGAGAAAAAGAAAAATGCTGCTCCTAAACCCAAGAAAAAAGTTCCTGTAGGAGAGGCAAAGAAAAAAATAATTAATCCAGTGCAGAAATCCTCTCCCAAACCTAAGCCGAAACCAAAGCCCAAACCGAAGCCTAAGCCGAAGCCGAAGCCTAAACCCAAGCCTAAGCCTAAACCGAAACCCAAACCAAAGCCAAAACCAAAGCCAAAACCTGTAGAAAAACCCAAACCTAAACCCAAGCCTAAGCCTGTTGAAAAGCCAAAACCAGAACCTATTAAAGAAGAAACTACACAGCCTGTTCAGGAGATTGCCAAATCTACATCCTCCAACAATGAAGAAAATAAGACGCCTCCAAATGCAAACTTTAATCTTTCTTCTCTTAAAGGGAAAGAATTAATTTACCAACATGGTGAAGACATAAATAAAGAGAAGAAAAAAACAGATGAAGACATACTGGCATATATTCGGGCTTTAGAGGAATATTTGAATGACCTTGCCCGAAGAAAAGATTTGTATCCTCCTATGGCTAAAAGACTTAGGATAGAAGGTTCTTTGGTAATAAGATTTACTATAAAAGCTGATGGTTCTGTAGATGAAAACTCAATAGAAATTGTAGAAAGTAGTAATTATAGTGTCCTTGATAAAGGAGCTATCAGATTAGTTAAGAAATATGTTCCCCTCTTTGCCAAGAAATATGGTAAAAAACCTCCAAAAGGAGATTTAACTATAGAATTACCTGTAACCTTTGAAATAATAGGATGGTAA
- a CDS encoding biopolymer transporter ExbD, translated as MKLIDDDDKEIAEINMTPFVDIILVVLIIFLATATFIVEGKIPLNLPQAKTSEAKEPTEKKIVITIKKDGTLYLNDKPIELSNLKEKLLDLTKEKKPVIVLRADKDTPFQKIVSVIDTCRELGLEKYTIETSKLN; from the coding sequence ATGAAGCTAATAGACGATGATGACAAAGAGATAGCTGAAATAAATATGACCCCTTTTGTAGATATTATATTAGTTGTCTTAATTATTTTTCTGGCAACAGCAACATTTATAGTGGAAGGTAAAATCCCACTCAATCTTCCCCAGGCAAAAACATCAGAAGCTAAAGAACCTACAGAAAAGAAAATTGTTATCACAATAAAGAAAGATGGAACACTCTACCTAAATGATAAACCAATAGAACTATCTAACTTAAAAGAAAAACTTTTAGATTTAACCAAAGAAAAGAAACCTGTTATTGTTCTTAGAGCCGATAAAGATACTCCATTTCAAAAAATTGTATCTGTTATTGATACATGTCGGGAGTTAGGCCTTGAAAAATATACTATAGAAACATCAAAATTAAATTGA
- a CDS encoding MotA/TolQ/ExbB proton channel family protein, giving the protein MNITDFFLKLALIGETPVLYLLILMSVVGVAVVIERLIVIPRIEKNMMDYDPISLKLSLEKRLGILATFGNNAPFIGLFGTVLGIIQAFHDLGRASEFGVRVVMEGISEALVATAMGLFVAIPSVIAYNYFVRKIKKILLLYEYKKNLPVELEE; this is encoded by the coding sequence TTGAATATAACAGATTTTTTCCTTAAATTAGCTCTAATAGGAGAAACTCCTGTCCTCTATCTTTTAATCCTTATGAGTGTAGTTGGTGTTGCTGTTGTAATTGAAAGACTTATAGTCATTCCCAGAATAGAAAAAAATATGATGGATTATGACCCAATTTCTCTTAAGCTTTCCCTTGAAAAAAGATTGGGTATTCTGGCTACATTTGGTAATAATGCTCCTTTTATAGGTCTGTTTGGGACTGTTCTTGGTATTATTCAGGCCTTTCATGACCTTGGACGTGCTTCTGAATTTGGGGTAAGAGTTGTTATGGAAGGAATATCTGAAGCTCTTGTGGCAACAGCAATGGGTTTGTTTGTAGCTATACCTTCTGTTATCGCTTATAACTACTTTGTGAGAAAAATAAAAAAGATATTACTTTTATATGAATATAAAAAGAATTTACCTGTTGAGCTGGAGGAGTAA
- the kdsA gene encoding 3-deoxy-8-phosphooctulonate synthase, with protein sequence MDKFTLIAGPCVIENQEICFQVAEVLKNLQEEYPDIRFVFKSSFDKANRSSVHSFRGKGMEYGLKVLESVKKEFGLPVLTDIHESNQADIVAEIVDILQIPAFLCRQTDLLLAAAKTGKEINVKKGQFLAPWDTKNIVEKLKFGGAKKFYLTERGVSFGYNNLVVDYRSLPIMRQFAPVIFDATHSVQLPGGQGTASGGQREFVYPLAKAAVSVGVDGLFFETHPNPDKALSDAPNQVPLKDFPDMIKKLLSLRDFLIEKDI encoded by the coding sequence ATGGATAAGTTTACTCTTATAGCAGGACCCTGTGTTATAGAAAATCAGGAGATATGTTTTCAGGTGGCTGAGGTTTTAAAAAACTTGCAGGAAGAATATCCTGATATTAGATTTGTTTTTAAATCCTCTTTTGATAAAGCTAATCGCTCAAGTGTCCATTCATTCCGTGGAAAAGGAATGGAGTATGGCCTTAAGGTTCTGGAAAGTGTAAAAAAAGAATTTGGACTTCCGGTGTTAACAGATATTCATGAAAGCAATCAGGCAGATATAGTTGCTGAAATTGTTGACATACTGCAAATACCTGCATTTTTATGCAGACAGACAGACCTGCTACTTGCCGCTGCCAAAACTGGCAAGGAAATAAATGTTAAAAAAGGACAATTTTTAGCCCCATGGGATACAAAAAATATTGTTGAAAAGCTAAAATTTGGTGGAGCAAAAAAATTTTATCTAACAGAAAGGGGAGTTTCTTTTGGATATAACAATCTTGTGGTTGATTATAGAAGCCTGCCTATTATGAGGCAGTTTGCACCTGTTATATTTGATGCTACACATAGCGTTCAGCTTCCAGGTGGTCAAGGGACAGCTTCAGGAGGACAGAGGGAATTTGTTTATCCGCTGGCAAAAGCAGCAGTTTCTGTTGGGGTTGATGGACTATTTTTTGAAACACATCCAAACCCTGACAAAGCCCTGTCAGATGCTCCCAATCAGGTGCCTTTAAAGGATTTTCCAGATATGATAAAAAAACTTCTTTCTCTGAGGGATTTTCTCATTGAAAAAGATATTTAG
- a CDS encoding lipoprotein, which translates to MKKIFSILSIAFIAGCGVKGGPYPPFTDAPETVKKAYIKQQDQQLVVYWNYIPKYADGRSMKENFRFEIYSFDHRIIKKIEKYGNLYWFRYKFSKENEYCFRFKVITAKNESKFSKYFCYIPTFNYPLKFPTYELHITEEGIRITWEKPYTVDIYKINKPIYYPKPYTVVKNKTEYLDKNVINNRKYCYYLTTENKSGVESAPSDIKCIKYRDIFPPLPPKQPRIIKQNGIFYLIWSDSPSKDVKGYIIYINDRQITPKPVNTYSYILKDYKEGDIVKIIAVDHAGNKSKPLIVK; encoded by the coding sequence TTGAAAAAGATATTTAGCATTTTATCTATAGCATTTATCGCTGGTTGTGGAGTAAAAGGGGGACCTTATCCTCCTTTTACAGATGCTCCTGAAACTGTAAAAAAGGCATATATAAAACAACAAGACCAACAGCTTGTAGTTTACTGGAACTATATTCCTAAGTATGCTGATGGAAGGTCTATGAAAGAGAATTTTAGATTTGAAATATACTCCTTTGACCACAGAATTATTAAAAAAATTGAAAAATATGGAAACTTATACTGGTTTAGGTATAAATTTTCAAAAGAAAATGAGTACTGTTTTAGATTTAAAGTTATAACAGCAAAAAATGAAAGTAAATTTTCTAAATATTTCTGTTATATACCCACCTTTAATTATCCTTTAAAATTTCCCACTTACGAATTACACATAACAGAAGAGGGTATAAGAATAACCTGGGAAAAACCCTATACTGTAGATATATATAAAATTAACAAGCCTATTTATTATCCAAAGCCCTATACAGTTGTGAAGAATAAAACTGAATATCTGGATAAAAATGTTATAAACAACCGTAAATACTGTTATTATCTAACTACAGAAAATAAATCCGGAGTAGAAAGTGCACCTTCAGATATTAAATGTATAAAATACAGGGATATCTTTCCTCCTTTACCTCCAAAGCAACCCAGAATAATAAAGCAAAATGGAATATTTTATTTAATATGGTCAGACAGCCCATCTAAAGATGTGAAAGGTTATATTATTTATATAAACGATAGACAGATTACACCTAAACCTGTAAATACCTATTCATATATTCTAAAAGATTATAAGGAAGGAGACATAGTTAAAATAATAGCTGTAGACCATGCCGGTAACAAAAGTAAACCTCTTATCGTAAAGTAG
- a CDS encoding rhomboid family intramembrane serine protease: MFPIKDNIPTRSFPLITVLLIIVNSVIFLYEVSLSPQEFKLFIHTYGLLPIDIIHLRFDKIFTSMFLHGSFAHLFGNMLFLWIFGNNVEDALGKIKFIIFYLLSGIGAALTQSIVSLAAGNFFIPMIGASGAISGVLAAYIKLYPEAKVLTVIPPFIFFVFVLPAWFFIGYWFFIQVLFALVTPPNMGGVAWYAHIGGFITGWFLIDIMYRPSKSKIVHYSTLR, translated from the coding sequence ATGTTTCCGATAAAGGACAACATTCCTACTCGTTCTTTTCCTCTTATTACAGTATTGCTTATTATTGTTAACAGCGTAATCTTCTTGTATGAGGTTTCTTTGTCACCTCAAGAGTTTAAACTTTTTATCCATACATATGGGCTTTTACCTATAGATATTATTCATTTAAGGTTTGACAAGATTTTTACATCTATGTTCTTACATGGGAGTTTTGCTCATCTGTTTGGAAATATGCTTTTTTTATGGATATTTGGTAATAATGTTGAAGATGCTCTGGGTAAAATCAAATTTATAATATTTTATCTTTTGTCGGGAATAGGAGCTGCTTTAACACAATCTATTGTGAGCCTGGCTGCAGGAAATTTCTTTATTCCTATGATTGGAGCTTCTGGTGCTATAAGTGGAGTTCTTGCTGCATACATAAAACTATATCCTGAAGCAAAGGTTTTAACAGTAATTCCTCCTTTTATATTCTTTGTTTTTGTGCTACCTGCATGGTTCTTCATTGGATACTGGTTTTTTATTCAGGTTCTTTTTGCCCTTGTAACTCCTCCAAATATGGGTGGAGTTGCATGGTATGCCCATATAGGAGGCTTTATTACAGGCTGGTTCTTAATAGATATTATGTATAGACCATCTAAAAGCAAGATTGTTCATTATTCTACTTTACGATAA